A genomic stretch from Pirellulaceae bacterium includes:
- a CDS encoding substrate-binding domain-containing protein, whose protein sequence is MGKYALLTLVALTLAGCGKNDGSSANGQEKGVILLRYSPGSESTEQREQGFMETMKSDYPEIAIISDEYAGISASSSLEKSQQLILKFGPQISGVFAVNESSADGMFTALEENNLLDQVQLIGFDPNERMVKALSENKMEGIVLQDPVKMGYLAVKTIYDHLEGKQVEKRVPTGEVVATPENMKEAKMAALLTPEQFSGADLEPTEVKYSIAVIPKGTSHEFWKSVHAGAHQAAQELKNVRILWKGPIREDDADGQIDVMRDFVTKKVDGICLAPLDSQALLEVVKEANSSGIPTVVFDSNLVPNDAQISYVATDNFQGGAKAAHRMAELLKVAK, encoded by the coding sequence ATGGGAAAATATGCTCTGCTTACCTTGGTGGCATTAACGCTGGCAGGCTGCGGCAAGAACGACGGATCTTCGGCGAACGGCCAGGAAAAAGGTGTGATTCTCTTACGCTACAGTCCAGGCAGTGAAAGTACCGAACAACGTGAGCAAGGCTTCATGGAGACGATGAAGAGCGATTACCCAGAAATCGCCATCATTTCGGATGAATACGCGGGCATCAGCGCCTCGTCATCGCTGGAAAAGTCTCAACAGCTGATCCTCAAATTCGGACCGCAAATCAGCGGCGTGTTTGCGGTCAATGAGTCGAGTGCAGACGGTATGTTCACCGCCTTGGAAGAGAACAACCTGTTAGACCAAGTTCAATTAATCGGTTTCGACCCCAATGAACGGATGGTAAAAGCCCTCAGTGAAAACAAAATGGAAGGGATTGTGCTCCAGGATCCCGTCAAAATGGGCTACCTTGCCGTGAAAACCATCTACGATCACCTGGAGGGCAAGCAGGTGGAAAAGCGAGTCCCGACCGGCGAAGTCGTGGCAACACCGGAAAACATGAAAGAAGCAAAAATGGCTGCGTTGCTGACACCCGAGCAATTTTCAGGGGCGGACTTGGAGCCGACAGAGGTAAAATACAGCATCGCAGTGATCCCCAAAGGAACCTCCCACGAATTCTGGAAGTCGGTCCACGCCGGGGCTCATCAAGCCGCTCAAGAATTAAAAAACGTGCGAATTCTTTGGAAAGGTCCCATTCGTGAGGATGACGCGGATGGTCAAATCGATGTGATGCGAGATTTCGTCACCAAAAAGGTCGACGGCATCTGCCTTGCTCCGTTGGATTCACAGGCTCTGTTGGAAGTCGTCAAGGAAGCGAATTCCTCTGGCATTCCCACGGTTGTTTTCGATAGTAATCTGGTCCCCAACGACGCGCAGATCAGTTACGTGGCCACCGACAATTTTCAAGGTGGTGCAAAAGCGGCTCACCGTATGGCAGAGCTGCTCAAGGTCGCCAAATAG